CTCATCTCGAAAGAGGTCTGGGTTGAGATTGGAAGCTGAATCCATGAAGAGTAGCCTAATAGCCGTAAATGTCCTGTACAAAGTTTTATAAATACTTAGCTTCGAGAATCCCCAATCGAAGCCAGGCATCCGATCAAGTAATACATAAAGAATTGACAAGAGTCTCGATTCACTCACGTGAATCATTTCTCAATTCACGGATAATCTGATGTGGAACAAGGTATATTATCCGTATAGACAACGCGGCTCCATACGCTTTTTCCTCCCGCGGTTGATTCTAGCGTGAAATCAGGCACGCCTAATCTGTTCGCCGAATGACGGTGACGGCGTTGTATTCGCTCCGTATTCCGTATACCGCCGGAATCCTTTTCACcaacagaaaataattaaccgCGTATAATAAGAATTGCGGATGAGATGATATCACCGCGTGTGTGTTGAAAAATCCCGACGAGTGAGTGAAAAACGTTTCAAGATCCGCGTCAGTTACAGTTCATCGGTTCACGAAGGTCCCGGGTGCTGATTGGCCGTCGATTTCCAGTTTCCTTCCAGGATGCGTTTCGTTCTGTCGCCTTAGCAAGGACGCGAACCGCCTATAAGAGACACCGCGCGAGTCTCCGTACCGTAGTTGATTTCCGAACAGCGTTCTGCCTTCTCGCCCGATCGTCGCTCCTCGAAGAAGCTCTCGAGACCCCACCACCTCTGCATAAGGACTACTTAAACAAGGACCTTCGACGAGTGGTCGCAAGCGGGTGACGCCGGCGATAAAGAACGTATCGGCGAAGATGCCGCGAACCTTGGCGAAAGGGCTCCTCGTCCTCCTGGCACTTAATTCCGCGACTTGCTCTTTCGCTCCTCCGAGCGTCGGAGGTGCCGCGGAATCCGCTCTTTCTCTGAGCGACATAACGCAGCGGAAGAGCGGTTCGGAATACGTCGCACTCGGTGACGGGAGGACTAGCAATTCCGAGAGCAAGGGATTCGACAAGGGCGAAAAGGGCTATCATGGACTGAACGAGGATCGTGGTCACTACGACGATCGGGACAGCATCCAGAAGGGATACGACGTCGGTAAGCACAGCTCGGGACAGAGTCAGTCGGTAAATCAGGGGAACAACGAGTTCAAACAGCACGGAAGCGGGGACTATAAAAAGGGCTATCACAAAAGTGGCTTCACCAACAACTACCACAAGGACGAGTCGGGGAACAAGGCCAGCTTCTACGAGGACAGCGACGACGAACGCGGTCACAGGGGATACGACAATCGCGCCGGGTATTACGGGAAAAAGGCTGACGACGCCTACAGAGACGGAAGGTACGACGGAGCCTTCAATGGGAGGAACAACGGGCATCAAGGATTCTACGATAACGGTGCGAGGTGAGTCGTGTTCTATTCCCAGTATATTTCGTACCAGATGTTGCGAGAAAATTGCCGGATCTTTGAGAAGACTGAATTGTCGggatttttcagttttcattcAGCAACGGTTACCCGAGAATTTCACTGATATTTGAACTTTTCGATGCAACTGAAGTTTCCTTGTATTgacttcaattatttatttacgtcAGACATGCGTGAAAATTTGAGTCTTAAATACATCATAGACTTTTTGTAAAAGCTTGGGATTAATCTGGCTGAACAGAGTATAACTTGTGGACATTTCGACGATGAATAACCAAACTTTAAATATTCTGTAGTACGAGTTCCAATTTCGcattttaaaagtttttcaaccgAAATTCTTATCAAGTTACCACTTTTAGTATACAACGTTCGTTCGCAACCTTTCGATACGCCAAAAACTGATCGATAaaccaataaaaattttattcgtaaaatagaaaaaacttatccaaataactttcaaatcaaaatgttaactttaatattaaattcacGAAGTATCCAACAAATGGTAATTCTTAagcgacccccccccccccctcttcccCCTTCCCGCACCCTTTCGAAATTGTAAGAATAGAagttcgaaaatgaaaattcattcaaatttggCTATACGGAAAGTTTTTTCCTTCTTAAAAATTCTACAAGTGATGCGCATTACGTAaggtaaacatttttcacgacCAAGTGCATTTAAGAATGCAGCATGTGAAAATTTCTAGCCTGACAGACTAATTTAAGTCTTAAACAGTCACGTCGGAGGACGGAGAAGAAACTGTTCCGATCTACTGGGAAATTCATTAAaggtattaattttaatttcattaaaaatttttcgtagatACGACAATCGGCAAGGCCACGCTGACGGTTACGACGACAGTCGATATCACGATGACAGAAGGAACTATCTGCATGATGGTTCCGGCAGATACTACGACAGGAATGGAAACGAAGTTTATTACCGCAGAGAGCAGCCCTATCAGCAGCCTTATCACAGTCACGCTCAATACCCTCAGGCGCCTTTGGTCTCCGGACCACTCTACTCCAAGGATTACCTAGACGCCCCACCACCAAGGTATATTTCCTCCGAGGAGTCCTACAGAGGCGGAAGAAGATTTGGGTAATTGTTGAGACGTTGTGTTTTACGACATCGCACGAGACAATGCAATGCCAATTACGCAGCcctgataataattattcctaCAATTGTGTCTAGCTGGTATAACATGGCCGACGTGTATTTTAAGTCACGTGAGTGACGCTTattccttaaaaaaaaaatgtcgtacGTGCGATCTGTATTATCCCCAAATTAGCAAAGCAAAGCAAAGTACAGTCAACCCGGTGTCTATTTAAAAGAtctaacgaaaaaaaaaaactagctGCGGTCAGCGGTCAATCACCCTGCGATTGTCCGGATCGTGATCGTGAGTTGGCCAGACATTCTGAGCCTGTCATGCTCTCTGGACTGGACATTAGTTCTGCTTCTAGTGTACCGTTGAGGAATCAACGTAGATTTTATTCTCTCTCCTTATTCGTATTCTATAAACATGCTGAGAGATTTCTTGGCTGCGTATTAAATTTTATGcgtgtttcataatttttggtTCGTTGTAATATTCAGTTGAGATATATTTGCTGAATATCGTTGTGATGAAACTTCTGGTCAAGGAAAACTTTGATGACTTTTCGACTCAAAGCCTTTGGTATCACTTTGATTTCGATATCGTTACTAGCATTTATACGTATAGCAGAATGAAGTCTTTCAGAGGAACTAGTCAGAGTCATTGATGAATTGGATAAATGTGATATCGGTCGCGTTGtaattatttgataataaataacatgaaaataatgttatcAAAGTTTAGTCTGTTCAAACGATGGATGTTTATATTTCTATAAGTTACAAACGGTGGTAAATAAAGTCAGACAAATGTTCGATTCGTGAAAGAAAAGATTCGTTCACTTTTGTGCAACTACCGTTAATTACTGATTGTATCGATAATCTGGCGATAATTATGGTAACGAGAGCGAGACATCTGAATCgcaatatatttcaataattttctaccCTAATTGTTTTCAAGCATCAAGTCTGtcacaaaataattatacggTGACGGAAACCGTAACTTCGCATCTATCTGCAATCAAAGTTGCTCGTTATAATACCGGTTGCCTTAATTAACAACAGCGTCTTTAAATGCAAACTTAAACTAGGTCACTCCTCCGAAAGTTTTTGTTCAACTCGAAGTGTGTGTAATTTCAAATAGCGGGCATGTGCGCGTAACACAATAGCGTGATCAAAGGTGGCACGTTGAAGACAGGAACTTCGGTAAAAAGACAGCGGAAATCGTTACGAGAGCGTATAGCGTCAAATCCAGATCCATTACGTTACGAACTGACATACCTGTCGACTCTCTACAATTTCTCGCACTGTCCTATTTCAAAGTTGTCATTTATTTTCAGCATTAAATAGTTGCGTGCGAAATACTATTTAAGTGAAATATCAACCGCGTGTCCACATCAGTTACAAAATTTATGCATTGTCGCTTTAGTTACaagattgtaaaaatttttcatgaatttttccatACAACTTTGTAAACATTTTTCCGAGATATTTTTTCCGACTAACGGTtgcaatgaattttctttgctAAAACACAATCATTGTCAGATTAACTCTACATTTCTGAcaatgattcattttttcttacgaAACCTGCAAATGTGATTCTGAAATTTATCATTCTGTAGGTATTCATATCgagaaactaatttttttaaaaactttttataaGATTCTGTACCGTTTAGTTTCGATAGTTTGCTTTCGTTTCATCCGAAAAGCTCTGAATTCTTCGCAGATTCTCATTTCATGTACctctgaataattattaactgTAATGAATTGTTTTGAATTTctctgaaaaaagtcgaacgCTGTATCTGTACGTTCCACATTCGTACTGAGGCTCAATTTACtaaatcaaatttaaatttcgaacatatgaaaattgtttttcttttacacttattatatgtaatacactgatgaaataaaatttctaaaatgaaatataacaatttattTGAACGACCACGGTTTACTTCATTCAAAACACGGATTTTGAACCAATTAATCTTCAATAGGCTGCACCGTTAGATGTTCCTggcaagaaataaaatagcTATTGAGTAACCCTACGTGTAAATCGAATTGCTTGCATCCTATCCACGTACGTGAAGAAATCTTGCACGGAAACTTGAAAGCTCGCGGCATATTACGAGTGCagaaatgtttaaaataaaatagagaatgccattgaaaaatacagagaaatctcagagtttttcggaaaaatttataccctaatacgaaaaattagaaattgacAGCAATTTTCTGTATACATCGTACCTAAAATTTTCTTCTGCATTACACGGAGGGAAAGAATTATTAAAGTCAAGTGATATTTGTTTGATTCAACTAAATGCTACAGTCAAACGCGGCGAACACAACACTTATTTGATCCAATGAAATACTTTTGTTGGACGAAAGGCTTCCGACAACTCAATATAGAACTGAATCAAGCCTTTGAATGATCATGTTGACtatcattttattcaagataacACAGCGTCCTTGCAATAATATGAATTTGTTATCAAGAAAATGTGTGATtggaatgattaaaaatttgatttaacgAACCGTTATCgtttcgtttcaaaaatatgaaattcttCTATCAAAACAAATTTAGCTTGTTTGAATTCATGTTTAGTTGAGTCAAGAGTTCAAACGGTTGAAGCaggttgaatgaaatttattgttacaaaTATCTTTTGAATTGACTGAACATTAGAGTTATTCAAGCTCACAAAACGTGTTCTTCGGACAATATCATTTACAGTTCCGTTACCCCAAAATTATTGCGGGATTCTCTCGATATTTAATGGTTAAAACCAGAAAACCTGTTGTGTATGTCAAGTGTAAATTCAACACGTAAGAATAGCTTCCGTTCATTTGCAGTCAATATCAATTACGATAACTCGATATCGTGTATTATTATGCTTTCCTCGGTTGTAATCGGTCtgataacaaattagacttaCGTTGTCCGTAGTCGACTGAGTACCCGGTTTTATAACTATCTCTGAAGCTACTCCTGTAGCGCGAAAGTTCACCGCCTGGTGGGCGTTTATGGTACTAGTACACTGATGGTTACGATGAATTTATTCTACTACTTCTTTCAAAGCATGTTGTTTATCTTTTATCTTGTAAACAAAGTAATGCTGCTGATTCAACCAGTTACGCCAAACAAGCTCCGATTATATCAACGAAGTACGTCGTTCAATCGatccaaattttttgttggCTAGATTTGTGTACTTATTTTATCTTAAATACCTAATTGCTTCTATCAACGAACGTGCGACTTGAAggaacaataaataaacttcAAATGGAACGGTGCCAAGTTGACTCAATTTCAGAAGTATGTCAAAAGGTTCACTCGAAACAATACTTCACTCGATCGTGATGAGAAATACTTTTGTTGAATCAAAGAATTCGCTTGACTGAATCGTTTTGACAAACTAACTaaatcgaaattgttgaaTCGAAGTCATCGTATTTCGAACAAATAAGGGATACTGGATTGAAGTAAATGGACTCCAACAACATCTATTTTGGAATTCCTTTCCCTCTGCGTATAATctcaatttacaatttcactACTAAGGTATTTTGCGTATTCGTACGGAGAGCAATACgcaaagtaaaattttcaaaattgcagtAGTTCAAAATTGAGTAAAGTTAAtccatgaaaataaaatttgggCATTATCATCCGCAGATATTTTCCCAACCGGAGAGACTATCACGAAACGGAATATTACTATCCTGGAAGAGGTCGCTCGTATGACGATCCTTACATTGGTGGTGGTGGCGGCTACCGTGGAGGTAGTTACGGAAGTGCTCATTCGCGAGGATACCGAAAAGCTTATCACCAACCACTGGACGCTCATTACGGATACAGAAGAACGTATTGATCGCATACCTGTTCCAATATTGTCTACGCAGCTACTACATGTACAaaagatgaatgaataaattaacgaaCATATTTTGTtaacatgaataaattttaactaTAAATCCTAAATACACTGACactgtgagagaaatttttagttccgattaccgctcagtcctggactattttcattttttaccacaatcgcaaagcatagttctaggtagaaaatgaaaattagttttctagctgttaccggaaagtctagtatccgttactattctttctaaTTACGATCAcggttattatattttcttgtgactgttgcgaaaatttaatgcctgtgcaacaataaattgacgttaaagccttactTGACTAAAAATGTAGAGTAatccgaacaaactgattttgcattgcaattaccaaaaaaggatcgacgatagcgcaaaattgttaggcgtacctcgtttttcgtaattccaacaatattcagttttttcaacgatacctgttttactgaattttcctACTTACtatgacaaataaaaattttctcactgtATATGTCGGAGTCAGAAGGGACTCATTCCTTCCATCGTTTTGTCCGTTTTCCATACTTATCCGGGAATTGTAACGAATTCACAGTAACGAGAACAGAACCGATATCTCTGGTTGCCCGACCAAGACTGATATCTGCTATCAGCTTATCGCTATCTCTAATCCTCTTGTTTATCAACTCTCCACTAATCCCGTGACCGTGACTACGtttggtatacatatatcccaTAACACCTAATGACGTGTTTAGCCCAGCTCATAACGAACCATCTCTCAACGAATAACTTGAACTCGTTTattaacaattaaaaaaatacagcatAACGCCAAAGAAATACAGCTTTATTCCGACCTGTAGTTATATACTCGAAATGCCTCGACGGAAGCAGTGATAAGATGTAGACTCCATTATTCTTTGGCAGTAGAATTGCTGAGTTGGAAGCGATATGCTTGCTACATACTCAAGGTCAAGTACACGAGGAAATCCAAGGCTGTCAAAACGATCGGAtaagaattttctgaaaaatgattatttgatCAATTGCAACTGATATTGCACTTCCCGTAAAAAGCGACGCAAGCATTGCAGGCGCGTCACGCAATTCAACACGACGCTCATTGACTGACATAtgtaattgcaaaaaaatgtcGAGTAACTGAGAATACAACTTACGACCATCATCCTGCTGCATAACCACGGAATTGTCATAAACGATTCGATTAAACATCGTCAGAAATACGTTGAACGCGTTGAAACACGTCCGACGTACCCAATTGTACTCGGGGTCTGTGACATCATCCATGATGCCTTCGCTCCCTTTTTTattgcttgaattttttacataatagACGTtagaatttggaaaataatttgtagCGGGGAAAGTGTTTTTCAGTAACACGTGGTACGGACGACGGTTTACTCATAGCGTGAAACATTCAATGCCAACTGAGTTAAGAGCAagtttcatcttcttttttcacgcAATCTTTGAAATCGAAATTGCCGGGCGTGGAGACTTGATTATATTCGTCTATGTGGTAAGATCAGAGAATAAACGGTTGAATCGAGAggaatgacaatttttttttttcaatttgaaatatgatACTATAATATTGCTACGAAGAACTGATTGGATTATTGCAATACGTACGTTCATAATTCGGGTAACACTgaacaagaaatgaaaatttattaattttatacagTCGTTTTTATTAGCGATAAATAAACTTACATATCTTTACAGTAACAATGTACGTCGTAACTctctgaaaatatataatatctatCATAATTTgtagataatataataatatctgtTTATGTTACGATAAATTCATTCGACACTTAAAAAGATAAACAGAAAACGTAACCGTATCTCAAACAATCGCAATCAATGctcgatatatgtatatactatataattatctcttaattgaatttatcttCCAACAAAATGTTTCAATGACTGTGACTGCTGTGATTTCACACGTTGCGTTTCACCGAAGagagattttcattttacaaataaataaattcaggaaaaaacgaaaaaactttCAACCCAAGTGTGATAAAATGTCAATAAGGCTCTCATTGCGAGATCCTCGCGCgtgtaaattttacaatataggtataatatctacaaatacgtgtgtgtgtgcgtgtgtgtgtgtgtgtgtgtgtgtggaatGAGTCGAGTTTATCAAAGTTTTATCGTTTTCTCCAACATCATAACGTGTTCCAcctaattatgaaattttgaagacaATTACCAACGTTGTCTAATTGTAATATTAAGAAAGCGATCAAATACTAATTTGACACATGAAACGCGACTGCAACGATTAACAACACGCTAGTAGAGAATAAAAGGTGACGTACGAATGATAGTAGAATAACAATATATGATGATAAAGAtttgaggtgaaaaaaaaaaaaaaaaaaaaccactctCGATTAAGTCGGCGTTTACGTAACGTAACGAGTGAAGCGATTGCATCTGAAtaacaaatttaatttcgcATTATCGTGTATTGAAtacataatattaattaaaacttACAATTTGTTTGTCATATACATCTGCCTATCAATATGGCTGCCGCGTAActcaatatacatattaattaattaatgactCTCAGCCTCAAGCTGGCACCACATcgttgtagaaataaaaatacgtgcGAGGTGTGATGTATAAACGCCTCGCGTTTCGTCTTTATAACGACTGAACTTATTTTACATAACGTTCTATTATACAGTTCTCCGTCGATGTGCAGCCAGCCTCGGTTTTAAttttcgtataatatataggtTTAAGGTATGCAGATTGACAATCGTATTTGGATAAATCTTAGTACTGTTACGTTATATAGTATGCCGCGGTTCGGGTGTAACAATTCACGTTACACCGGTAGAAATAATTGTTAGACTGTGTGATTCTTTGATTCGATAAAATGATTTGCTTTTAACTGCCTTGAAAATACTTTGCTTGACGTGAGAAagttctttactttttttacatCTAACAACTAGCAAACAATTTCAAGTTGAGAATAGTTTGATCAGTTTAATGAAATACTTTGCTTAAACCGTGTCGAGGAAATAGGTTCACAGCGTCATTGAATTACATTgttttataaaatgtatagaagatttttcaatttgcataAATATGCTAAATGATAGACGTaatgacaacttttttttatctcaagcaaagttttttcaaatcaaatgaaaattatttcattgaatcaGAGATTCATAATCTAAGAAGTATTTCTCTTCGTGTATTTATATAATCCTATTACATACTACActgaatataatattttttcactagtAGTTTCCATATTGTTAAATGTATTAGGTgtatttattcgaattttcaaagctACAGATaagttatatataatatgtaaggGTTTATAGGTAACTGTTACAGTATAAATTTTGTTCACGAATTTAGATATCATCGTCGAATATATTAACAATAATGTTTATAATACATTGCATTTATATCTGTTTGTGTctttgtgtatgtatgtatatagttttatatttatataattaaataaattggtaaaaatctatacatacataatacatcGTGATGCGTATCTTGTATTctaaattcgtgaaaaattttgaacgtcACATTAATTTCTTAATTGTAATTCATATAACCGTGGGTAAAACGTACAACCAGCAGTAGCTGATGCAACTTTTATCGGCAGTGAGATGATATTTCTTGACCGCAAGAAATATCAAATCACTTTCCATATCTATTGTACCcaatataatatatcaaaGCCAGCAAACTGCAATAAAGGGACGTGGGTAAAATTCccaataaataataactacATAGCATTAACAGCTATGAATCGTGTGTTTATGAACGCTATTTATTACCGTTACCAGTTACGTGCAAAGCAGCAGTTATAACTGCGAATTAATTTGAGTTTTAACTCAAGACGCCCTCTAAGTTCGAGATGGCtcatttaaaaattgtctTAGATCTTTTTCTTGCCACCGGAACGCTTCTgtcgcgtatatatatatataagtgttTATGTCGTTCGAATTAATGGAATATCTTCAACTCATCGAATTGGTCCTGCCCCAATAAAAATCCAATTTCCGGTGGTGATATACTTACAGTTTAAAACCTGTCATCATTTTTTCCTCTGCTTGATCCCGAATAATAGAGGCGTTACATGAGCACGATGGTTCcaattttctgtttcttttttttttttttgtttttcatctcttgcgtgtttcatttttttgttttagaattcttattatctttttcttttgttttatttatttattttttttttttatggccTATGTAAGCAGgtcaaatttgtttcttttctttcaaataatttccGTACGAATTTCGGGAACTTTGATTTAAAGTTGTAACTCacttaataatttataaagtaTAAAACGCCCTTAGATACGACATTTATAATTATGCATACctattgtattatatacatgtaataatttaaatttcaaaagacATCGTCTTagccttttttttcacaatacaAACTCACAGCAAATTATCATAGGCAATCGCATGTACCTTAGTACCATTACTTCCgaaacggtataaaaaaaaagtaggataattaatattcaagcgcgcataaaaaaaaaaagcaaaaacatCACCATTTCAACAATTTAACAATTTCTGTCATTTCTCGTGTGTATACCTACATGTATAACTATGAGTACATAATAGCAGGCGCATTTTCACGCCGgtagaaaatatcaaaaaatgacCTCGT
The Neodiprion fabricii isolate iyNeoFabr1 chromosome 1, iyNeoFabr1.1, whole genome shotgun sequence DNA segment above includes these coding regions:
- the LOC124187723 gene encoding uncharacterized protein LOC124187723 isoform X1, translating into MPRTLAKGLLVLLALNSATCSFAPPSVGGAAESALSLSDITQRKSGSEYVALGDGRTSNSESKGFDKGEKGYHGLNEDRGHYDDRDSIQKGYDVGKHSSGQSQSVNQGNNEFKQHGSGDYKKGYHKSGFTNNYHKDESGNKASFYEDSDDERGHRGYDNRAGYYGKKADDAYRDGRYDGAFNGRNNGHQGFYDNGARYDNRQGHADGYDDSRYHDDRRNYLHDGSGRYYDRNGNEVYYRREQPYQQPYHSHAQYPQAPLVSGPLYSKDYLDAPPPRYISSEESYRGGRRFGYFPNRRDYHETEYYYPGRGRSYDDPYIGGGGGYRGGSYGSAHSRGYRKAYHQPLDAHYGYRRTY
- the LOC124187723 gene encoding uncharacterized protein LOC124187723 isoform X2; translation: MPRTLAKGLLVLLALNSATCSFAPPSVGGAAESALSLSDITQRKSGSEYVALGDGRTSNSESKGFDKGEKGYHGLNEDRGHYDDRDSIQKGYDVGKHSSGQSQSVNQGNNEFKQHGSGDYKKGYHKSGFTNNYHKDESGNKASFYEDSDDERGHRGYDNRAGYYGKKADDAYRDGRYDGAFNGRNNGHQGFYDNGARYDNRQGHADGYDDSRYHDDRRNYLHDGSGRYYDRNGNEVYYRREQPYQQPYHSHAQYPQAPLVSGPLYSKDYLDAPPPRYFPNRRDYHETEYYYPGRGRSYDDPYIGGGGGYRGGSYGSAHSRGYRKAYHQPLDAHYGYRRTY